From the genome of Verrucomicrobiia bacterium, one region includes:
- a CDS encoding RidA family protein — protein sequence MATKQIIKPTKSPAAVGPYNHAVRVGDLLFCAGQIPIRPADGTLVTGDIQAQTERVLENVKAILEDQGLTLVNVVKSTVFMTNLADFAAMNEVYAKYFTQDFPARSTVQVAALPKGANVEIEVVAHF from the coding sequence ATGGCTACCAAACAAATCATCAAACCCACCAAGTCGCCGGCGGCCGTTGGTCCATACAACCACGCCGTGCGCGTCGGCGATCTGCTGTTCTGCGCGGGACAAATCCCGATTCGCCCCGCCGACGGCACCCTCGTGACCGGCGACATTCAGGCACAAACCGAACGCGTTTTGGAAAACGTAAAGGCCATTCTCGAAGATCAGGGGCTGACACTCGTCAACGTGGTAAAATCCACCGTGTTCATGACCAACTTGGCGGACTTCGCCGCGATGAATGAAGTCTATGCGAAGTATTTCACCCAGGATTTTCCCGCGCGCTCGACAGTGCAGGTGGCGGCTTTACCCAAGGGCGCGAACGTGGAAATCGAAGTGGTCGCGCACTTTTGA
- a CDS encoding GreA/GreB family elongation factor produces MNKRALIQKIIARLTEELGIYFRAAQNSRAEATHEQSKADNKYDTRGLEASYLARGQSKQAAELETAIAEFEKLEARKFAAGEGIGIGALVELQADGETSFYFIGPRAGGTEVTHDKKEILVITPQSPLGAQLMEKKQGDKPTLEIAGRKQKAQVVSVW; encoded by the coding sequence ATGAACAAACGCGCCCTGATCCAAAAAATTATCGCTCGTCTCACTGAGGAGCTGGGAATTTATTTTCGCGCCGCGCAAAATTCGCGCGCCGAGGCCACGCACGAGCAAAGCAAGGCCGACAACAAATACGACACGCGCGGATTGGAAGCTTCCTATCTGGCGCGCGGCCAGTCCAAGCAGGCGGCGGAACTGGAAACCGCCATTGCGGAATTTGAAAAGCTGGAGGCACGGAAGTTCGCGGCGGGTGAAGGCATCGGCATCGGGGCGCTGGTGGAACTGCAGGCCGACGGCGAAACGTCGTTTTATTTCATCGGCCCGCGCGCCGGGGGCACGGAAGTGACGCACGATAAAAAGGAGATTCTGGTCATCACCCCGCAATCGCCGTTGGGCGCGCAACTCATGGAAAAGAAACAGGGCGACAAACCGACGCTGGAAATCGCCGGGCGCAAACAGAAGGCGCAGGTCGTCTCCGTGTGGTGA
- a CDS encoding type II toxin-antitoxin system HicA family toxin yields the protein MKLPRDLSGADLIKLLCKHHGYQQVNQEGSHVILQTESPRHHRLSVPDHAPLRLGTLNAILRAVAAAKGISKEEVLQPR from the coding sequence ATGAAACTGCCTCGCGACCTGAGCGGCGCTGATTTGATCAAGCTGCTCTGCAAACACCACGGTTATCAGCAGGTCAATCAAGAAGGCAGTCATGTCATTCTGCAAACGGAGTCGCCGCGTCACCATCGACTGTCAGTTCCCGACCACGCTCCGCTTCGCCTCGGCACGCTCAACGCCATCTTGCGCGCCGTGGCCGCAGCCAAAGGAATTTCCAAGGAAGAGGTTCTCCAGCCACGTTGA
- a CDS encoding 2-phospho-L-lactate guanylyltransferase produces the protein MEIVFNITQEGDGGYVAECLSHDIFTQGNTWEELRTNVREAVAAFFFDQPKPATVRLHLVRDELLAVA, from the coding sequence ATGGAAATTGTCTTCAACATCACGCAGGAAGGCGATGGCGGTTATGTGGCCGAATGTCTGTCGCACGATATTTTCACCCAGGGCAACACTTGGGAGGAATTGCGCACCAACGTCCGGGAAGCGGTCGCCGCATTCTTTTTCGATCAACCCAAGCCCGCCACCGTGCGGTTGCATCTGGTGCGGGATGAACTTCTGGCCGTGGCATGA